Proteins from a genomic interval of Quercus lobata isolate SW786 chromosome 11, ValleyOak3.0 Primary Assembly, whole genome shotgun sequence:
- the LOC115966744 gene encoding uncharacterized protein LOC115966744, translating into MAEDVIHSLENMKLTSEEEEIIALPNEGRKEEIESCALSLIGKFLTCKPFNKKAAQDTLRRAWGMDEGMHIVEVGSNLFQFKFKTEFELERVFKGGPWTFDNQIWDAPFDMVSPAMATEIGRRMGLVEEVEKRRNKDGQNLFMRVKVAIPIAKPIRRGGFLAGSDGQKTWTTFRYERLPMFCHCCGLLGHDIKHCATYYALMKSGKEVQLQYGEWLKASGGRQRVERTKSGWGDTVPEKGKVQAERLGAAAAEGVNNVNPSVTVISEKGKSDKSGNAHEDGDYVPGFKGRAATNMELTPNALMDDSKEVGPIHEEVHVGLNSKDEGNASLHGIVHVEGMGLNGPKISKTRPTWTRLARMDFGEGNSSPAEVATVLGKRGSFQEEMDGGSESKVHLRKREKIQINPEEMAGVLEHPCRSQ; encoded by the exons ATGGCTGAGGACGTAATACATAGTTTGGAGAATATGAAGTTAACATCGGAGGAAGAAGAAATCATTGCCCTTCCAAACGAGGGGCGTAAGGAAGAAATTGAGAGTTGTGCTTTGAGTTTGATTGGAAAATTTCTAACTTGCAAGCCATTTAATAAGAAGGCAGCCCAAGATACTTTACGAAGAGCTTGGGGAATGGATGAGGGGATGCACATTGTTGAAGTAGGGTCAAATTTGTTTCAGTTCAAATTCAAGACAGAGTTTGAGTTGGAGCGGGTGTTCAAGGGTGGCCCATGGACCTTTGATAACCAG ATTTGGGATGCTCCGTTTGACATGGTTAGTCCCGCTATGGCGACAGAGATTGGTAGACGTATGGGGCTGGTAGAAGAGGTGGAAAAGAGGCGTAACAAGGATGGGCAGAATTTATTTATGAGGGTTAAAGTGGCTATTCCAATAGCCAAACCGATTCGTCGAGGGGGATTCCTGGCTGGCTCAGACGGCCAGAAAACGTGGACCACTTTCAGGTATGAGCGCTTGCCAATGTTCTGCCATTGTTGTGGTTTATTAGGCCACGACATTAAGCACTGTGCCACCTATTATGCACTGATGAAATCGGGGAAGGAAGTGCAACTTCAGTATGGAGAATGGTTGAAGGCTAGTGGGGGAAGACAGCGGGTGGAGCGTACCAAATCTGGCTGGGGCGACACAGTGCCGGAGAAAGGTAAAGTTCAGGCTGAGAGGTTGGGTGCGGCGGCGGCTGAAGGAGTAAACAACGTAAACCCTAGTGTAACGGTGATAAGTGAGAAAGGAAAGAGCGATAAATCCGGTAACGCTCATGAAGACGGGGATTATGTTCCGGGTTTTAAGGGAAGGGCTGCAACGAATATGGAATTAACTCCAAATGCTTTAATGGACGATTCAAAGGAGGTAGGGCCGATACATGAGGAAGTGCACGTGGGGTTAAATTCAAAGGATGAGGGTAACGCTTCTTTGCATGGGATTGTGCATGTGGAGGGAATGGGCTTGAATGGGCCAAAGATTTCTAAAACTAGGCCCACCTGGACAAGATTAGCCCGAATGGACTTTGGGGAAGGGAATTCAAGTCCAGCTGAAGTAGCCACGGTGCTTGGGAAGAGAGGCTCGTTTCAGGAAGAGATGGATGGGGGTTCAGAGTCAAAAGTTCACTTGAGGAAGCGGGAGAAGATTCAGATTAATCCAGAAGAAATGGCGGGGGTGCTTGAGCACCCTTGCCGGTCACAATGA
- the LOC115968221 gene encoding uncharacterized protein LOC115968221, with translation MDEYVQIGEITTLQSLEKFVTAMFDIFSEEYLRKPNNEDKRPMTKGVDFQIVKWKLMSETAQVLIQKQKAESCDTATYQGRIWSRSEGRLQREPKLDAQASSSNSKHVTPITILKPSSIEETPLLQHHNPIFDL, from the exons ATGGATGAGTATGTGCAGATTGGAGAAATCACTACCCTACAGAGTTTGGAAAAATTTGTTACTGCGATGTTTGATATTTTCTCTGAGGAATATTTGAGGAAGCCAAATAATGAAGACAAAAGGCCCATGACAAAAGGCGTGGATTTCCAG ATTGTGAAATGGAAGTTGATGAGTGAAACTGCACAAGTATTgattcaaaaacaaaaggctGAGAGTTGTGACACAGCAACTTATCAG GGGAGAATCTGGTCAAGATCTGAAGGAAGGCTGCAAAGAGAACCAAAGCTTGACGCTCAAGCTAGTAGCTCCAATTCCAAGCACGTCACTCCCATCACAATACTGAAGCCTTCAAGCATAGAAGAGACTCCACTACTGCAACATCACAATCCCATCTTTGACCTCTAA